From a region of the Toxotes jaculatrix isolate fToxJac2 chromosome 7, fToxJac2.pri, whole genome shotgun sequence genome:
- the LOC121184057 gene encoding proepiregulin-like: protein MGNSKPSALLSLISVLLLWPYVLTKSVSSRLQSADSASLSAGQGEERPHVVKRSTQNCDSTFDNYCLNNGQCMLLVDIEEHHCKCERGFYGPRCANTELVARPVGEEQIIVTIFCVTLLIIGLAGALYFFCKWYKKNRFARHQKRQGYKGVQTA, encoded by the exons ATGGGGAACAGCAAACCTTCAGCGCTCCTCTCACTTatca GTGTTCTGCTGCTTTGGCCATATGTCCTCACCAAGAGTGTCTCATCCAGACTGCAAAGTGCAGACAGCGCCTCTCTATCTGCAG GGCAGGGAGAAGAGCGCCCTCATGTGGTGAAGCGGTCAACTCAGAATTGCGACAGCACATTTGACAACTACTGCCTGAACAATGGCCAGTGCATGCTGCTGGTGGACATTGAGGAGCACCACTGCAA GTGCGAGAGAGGCTTTTATGGCCCCAGGTGTGCCAACACAGAGCTTGTCGCTCGGCCAGTGGGAGAAGAGCAGATAATTGTCACCATTTTCTGTGTGACTCTGCTGATTATAGGTCTGGCTGGAGCTCTGTACTTCTTCTGCAAATG GTATAAGAAAAACAGATTCGCACGTCACCAGAAGCGGCAGGGTTACAAAGGAGTCCAGACTGCTTAA
- the epgn gene encoding epigen, protein MFTLRQTYLEKACFSAAAVLLLLTTTGQSAVLTDSVQTTATPPVTNSSLTTQLNNSTVEEPLVLSLHRSCGSEHDKYCENGGECMYPQDSDKPFCICKSSYSGPRCLFFSEPTHTLPELEQVIGISFGAVMLIFILAIMIYCFTSRRCVKSAPLIKSAPSNISV, encoded by the exons ATGTTTACACTAAGACAGACATACCTGGAGAAGG CCTGCTTCTCAGCAGCGGCAGTGCTGCTTCTCCTGACCACAACAGGACAATCGGCAGTTCTGACTGACAGCGTCCAGACCACAGCAACTCCTCCTGTGACAAATTCATCTCTGACCACACAGCTCAACAACA gcaCTGTGGAGGAGCCTCTGGTTCTGAGCTTACACAGATCATGTGGAAGTGAACATGACAAGTACTGTGAAAACGGTGGCGAGTGCATGTACCCCCAAGACAGTGACAAACCCTTTTGCAT CTGCAAGTCCTCGTACAGTGGGCCTCGCTGCCTTTTCTTCAGTGAGCCCACTCACACCCTGCCTGAGTTAGAGCAAGTGATTGGCATCAGTTTTGGTGCTGTGATGCTCATCTTTATCCTGGCCATCATGATTTACTGCTTTACCTCTAGGAG GTGTGTAAAATCAGCTCCACTAATAAAATCTGCACCATCTAACATATCAGTGTGA
- the mthfd2l gene encoding probable bifunctional methylenetetrahydrofolate dehydrogenase/cyclohydrolase 2 isoform X2, whose amino-acid sequence MHRKCESQRRHLHQSATRHAAVVISGIELARQLHREIQRDVEELVAQGNMRPHLGVVLVGDDPASRTYVRNKTRAASILGISSDTVVRPSSVSQEELLELIDKMNRDWRVSGLLVQLPLPEHINERAVCNAIAPEKDVDGFHIVNIGKLCLDQRSMVPATPAAVWEIIKRAGIETVGKNVLVAGRSKNVGMPIAMLLHTDRNHERPGGDATVTIAHRCTPREQLKELTSLADIIIAAAGNYNPDTSVPGLITADMVKEGAAVIDVGINRIQDPNTGKLRLIGDVDFEGVKEKAGFITPVPGGVGPMTVAMLMKNTVTAARNALMH is encoded by the exons ATGCACAGAAAATGCGAGAGTCAAAGGAGACATCTACATCAGTCGGCGACGAG GCATGCTGCTGTGGTGATTTCGGGGATAGAGCTGGCTCGTCAGCTCCACAGAGAAATCCAGCGGGATGTGGAAGAGCTGGTGGCTCAAGGCAACATGAGACCCCACCTAGGAGTGGTCTTGGTGGGGGACGACCCAGCCAGTCGTACCTATGTTAGGAACAAGACCCGAGCAGCCAGCATCCTGG GTATTTCCAGTGATACAGTGGTGCGGCCCAGTTCGGTGTCCCAGGAGGAGTTATTGGAGCTGATTGACAAGATGAACCGTGACTGGAGGGTCAGCGGCCTGTTGGTGCAGCTACCACTTCCAG AGCACATAAATGAGCGAGCAGTGTGTAATGCCATCGCTCCAGAGAAGGATGTGGATGGTTTCCATATTGTGAATATTGGGAAACTGTGTCTGGATCAGAGATCTATGGTGCCCGCGACACCTGCAGCTGTCTGGGAGATCATCAAAAGAGCAG gtatTGAGACGGTAGGAAAGAATGTACTGGTCGCTGGTCGCTCCAAAAATGTTGGAATGCCCATCGCAATGTTGCTGCACACCGATCGCAACCATGAACGCCCCGGAG GTGACGCCACAGTGACCATTGCCCACAGATGTACACCGAGGGAGCAGCTGAAAGAGCTAACCAGCCTGGCTGATATCATTATTGCAGCTGCAGGTAATTACAACCCAGACACCA GTGTTCCTGGGCTGATCACAGCAGATATGGTTAAAGAGGGCGCAGCAGTCATTGACGTGGGCATAAATCGTATCCAGGATCCGAACACGGGAAAACTCCGACTCATCGGGGACGTGGACTTTGAGG GAGTGAAGGAGAAAGCAGGTTTCATCACTCCTGTACCTGGAGGTGTGGGTCCGATGACAGTCGCCATGCTTATGAAGAACACTGTGACTGCTGCCAGAAATGCACTGATGcattaa
- the mthfd2l gene encoding probable bifunctional methylenetetrahydrofolate dehydrogenase/cyclohydrolase 2 isoform X3 yields MRPHLGVVLVGDDPASRTYVRNKTRAASILGISSDTVVRPSSVSQEELLELIDKMNRDWRVSGLLVQLPLPEHINERAVCNAIAPEKDVDGFHIVNIGKLCLDQRSMVPATPAAVWEIIKRAGIETVGKNVLVAGRSKNVGMPIAMLLHTDRNHERPGGDATVTIAHRCTPREQLKELTSLADIIIAAAGYLSHINMFSLTSSKSPSFNKVTQICGVPGLITADMVKEGAAVIDVGINRIQDPNTGKLRLIGDVDFEGVKEKAGFITPVPGGVGPMTVAMLMKNTVTAARNALMH; encoded by the exons ATGAGACCCCACCTAGGAGTGGTCTTGGTGGGGGACGACCCAGCCAGTCGTACCTATGTTAGGAACAAGACCCGAGCAGCCAGCATCCTGG GTATTTCCAGTGATACAGTGGTGCGGCCCAGTTCGGTGTCCCAGGAGGAGTTATTGGAGCTGATTGACAAGATGAACCGTGACTGGAGGGTCAGCGGCCTGTTGGTGCAGCTACCACTTCCAG AGCACATAAATGAGCGAGCAGTGTGTAATGCCATCGCTCCAGAGAAGGATGTGGATGGTTTCCATATTGTGAATATTGGGAAACTGTGTCTGGATCAGAGATCTATGGTGCCCGCGACACCTGCAGCTGTCTGGGAGATCATCAAAAGAGCAG gtatTGAGACGGTAGGAAAGAATGTACTGGTCGCTGGTCGCTCCAAAAATGTTGGAATGCCCATCGCAATGTTGCTGCACACCGATCGCAACCATGAACGCCCCGGAG GTGACGCCACAGTGACCATTGCCCACAGATGTACACCGAGGGAGCAGCTGAAAGAGCTAACCAGCCTGGCTGATATCATTATTGCAGCTGCAG GTTATCTGAGTCACATCAACATGTTCAGCTTGACCAGCAGCAAGAGCCCATCCTTCAACAAAGTGACGCAAATCTGTG GTGTTCCTGGGCTGATCACAGCAGATATGGTTAAAGAGGGCGCAGCAGTCATTGACGTGGGCATAAATCGTATCCAGGATCCGAACACGGGAAAACTCCGACTCATCGGGGACGTGGACTTTGAGG GAGTGAAGGAGAAAGCAGGTTTCATCACTCCTGTACCTGGAGGTGTGGGTCCGATGACAGTCGCCATGCTTATGAAGAACACTGTGACTGCTGCCAGAAATGCACTGATGcattaa
- the mthfd2l gene encoding probable bifunctional methylenetetrahydrofolate dehydrogenase/cyclohydrolase 2 isoform X1, with amino-acid sequence MHRKCESQRRHLHQSATRHAAVVISGIELARQLHREIQRDVEELVAQGNMRPHLGVVLVGDDPASRTYVRNKTRAASILGISSDTVVRPSSVSQEELLELIDKMNRDWRVSGLLVQLPLPEHINERAVCNAIAPEKDVDGFHIVNIGKLCLDQRSMVPATPAAVWEIIKRAGIETVGKNVLVAGRSKNVGMPIAMLLHTDRNHERPGGDATVTIAHRCTPREQLKELTSLADIIIAAAGYLSHINMFSLTSSKSPSFNKVTQICGVPGLITADMVKEGAAVIDVGINRIQDPNTGKLRLIGDVDFEGVKEKAGFITPVPGGVGPMTVAMLMKNTVTAARNALMH; translated from the exons ATGCACAGAAAATGCGAGAGTCAAAGGAGACATCTACATCAGTCGGCGACGAG GCATGCTGCTGTGGTGATTTCGGGGATAGAGCTGGCTCGTCAGCTCCACAGAGAAATCCAGCGGGATGTGGAAGAGCTGGTGGCTCAAGGCAACATGAGACCCCACCTAGGAGTGGTCTTGGTGGGGGACGACCCAGCCAGTCGTACCTATGTTAGGAACAAGACCCGAGCAGCCAGCATCCTGG GTATTTCCAGTGATACAGTGGTGCGGCCCAGTTCGGTGTCCCAGGAGGAGTTATTGGAGCTGATTGACAAGATGAACCGTGACTGGAGGGTCAGCGGCCTGTTGGTGCAGCTACCACTTCCAG AGCACATAAATGAGCGAGCAGTGTGTAATGCCATCGCTCCAGAGAAGGATGTGGATGGTTTCCATATTGTGAATATTGGGAAACTGTGTCTGGATCAGAGATCTATGGTGCCCGCGACACCTGCAGCTGTCTGGGAGATCATCAAAAGAGCAG gtatTGAGACGGTAGGAAAGAATGTACTGGTCGCTGGTCGCTCCAAAAATGTTGGAATGCCCATCGCAATGTTGCTGCACACCGATCGCAACCATGAACGCCCCGGAG GTGACGCCACAGTGACCATTGCCCACAGATGTACACCGAGGGAGCAGCTGAAAGAGCTAACCAGCCTGGCTGATATCATTATTGCAGCTGCAG GTTATCTGAGTCACATCAACATGTTCAGCTTGACCAGCAGCAAGAGCCCATCCTTCAACAAAGTGACGCAAATCTGTG GTGTTCCTGGGCTGATCACAGCAGATATGGTTAAAGAGGGCGCAGCAGTCATTGACGTGGGCATAAATCGTATCCAGGATCCGAACACGGGAAAACTCCGACTCATCGGGGACGTGGACTTTGAGG GAGTGAAGGAGAAAGCAGGTTTCATCACTCCTGTACCTGGAGGTGTGGGTCCGATGACAGTCGCCATGCTTATGAAGAACACTGTGACTGCTGCCAGAAATGCACTGATGcattaa
- the mthfd2l gene encoding probable bifunctional methylenetetrahydrofolate dehydrogenase/cyclohydrolase 2 isoform X4, whose translation MAASVSPLRSSFRICSPLTLHHHCCRAKLRMHRKCESQRRHLHQSATRHAAVVISGIELARQLHREIQRDVEELVAQGNMRPHLGVVLVGDDPASRTYVRNKTRAASILGISSDTVVRPSSVSQEELLELIDKMNRDWRVSGLLVQLPLPEHINERAVCNAIAPEKDVDGFHIVNIGKLCLDQRSMVPATPAAVWEIIKRAGIETVGKNVLVAGRSKNVGMPIAMLLHTDRNHERPGGDATVTIAHRCTPREQLKELTSLADIIIAAAGVPGLITADMVKEGAAVIDVGINRIQDPNTGKLRLIGDVDFEGVKEKAGFITPVPGGVGPMTVAMLMKNTVTAARNALMH comes from the exons atggcGGCCTCTGTTTCACCGCTACGCTCCTCCTTCAGGATTTGTAGCCCGTTAACGTTACACCATCACTGCTGCCGGGCCAAACTGCGGATGCACAGAAAATGCGAGAGTCAAAGGAGACATCTACATCAGTCGGCGACGAG GCATGCTGCTGTGGTGATTTCGGGGATAGAGCTGGCTCGTCAGCTCCACAGAGAAATCCAGCGGGATGTGGAAGAGCTGGTGGCTCAAGGCAACATGAGACCCCACCTAGGAGTGGTCTTGGTGGGGGACGACCCAGCCAGTCGTACCTATGTTAGGAACAAGACCCGAGCAGCCAGCATCCTGG GTATTTCCAGTGATACAGTGGTGCGGCCCAGTTCGGTGTCCCAGGAGGAGTTATTGGAGCTGATTGACAAGATGAACCGTGACTGGAGGGTCAGCGGCCTGTTGGTGCAGCTACCACTTCCAG AGCACATAAATGAGCGAGCAGTGTGTAATGCCATCGCTCCAGAGAAGGATGTGGATGGTTTCCATATTGTGAATATTGGGAAACTGTGTCTGGATCAGAGATCTATGGTGCCCGCGACACCTGCAGCTGTCTGGGAGATCATCAAAAGAGCAG gtatTGAGACGGTAGGAAAGAATGTACTGGTCGCTGGTCGCTCCAAAAATGTTGGAATGCCCATCGCAATGTTGCTGCACACCGATCGCAACCATGAACGCCCCGGAG GTGACGCCACAGTGACCATTGCCCACAGATGTACACCGAGGGAGCAGCTGAAAGAGCTAACCAGCCTGGCTGATATCATTATTGCAGCTGCAG GTGTTCCTGGGCTGATCACAGCAGATATGGTTAAAGAGGGCGCAGCAGTCATTGACGTGGGCATAAATCGTATCCAGGATCCGAACACGGGAAAACTCCGACTCATCGGGGACGTGGACTTTGAGG GAGTGAAGGAGAAAGCAGGTTTCATCACTCCTGTACCTGGAGGTGTGGGTCCGATGACAGTCGCCATGCTTATGAAGAACACTGTGACTGCTGCCAGAAATGCACTGATGcattaa